From one Streptomyces sp. ICC1 genomic stretch:
- a CDS encoding sugar ABC transporter permease has protein sequence MATSVRATGGGSPPPAAQNPDPDASPVPVSGSGSGSGKRRSAGRSGRRSTLYRLDLKAAPYAFIAPFFLTFAAFGLFPLVYTGWLSLHRVELGGSAQWKGLENYTSLATSEFFWNALANTLTIGVISTVPQLLIALGLAHLLNYTLRGRAFFRVAVLAPYATSIAAATLVFAQLFNTDYGLINTVLGWAGFDPVSWESSKWPAQIAISVIVTWRWTGYNALIYLAAMQAVPQDLYEAAALDGASRWRQFLSVTIPSIRPTILFTIVVSTIGATQLFGEPMLFGGSVGISGGSGNQFQTLSLLMYEKGWVTGALGQASAIAWVMLLLLLLIGGLQMLITRSHRKRKKPGS, from the coding sequence GTGGCCACCTCCGTACGGGCGACGGGTGGCGGCTCCCCGCCGCCCGCAGCACAGAACCCGGACCCCGACGCCAGCCCCGTCCCGGTCTCCGGCTCCGGCTCCGGCTCCGGCAAGCGGCGGTCCGCCGGCCGCAGCGGCCGGCGCAGCACGCTCTACCGCCTGGACCTGAAGGCGGCCCCCTACGCCTTCATCGCCCCCTTCTTCCTCACCTTCGCGGCCTTCGGGCTCTTCCCCCTGGTCTACACGGGCTGGCTGTCGCTTCACCGCGTCGAACTCGGCGGCAGCGCGCAGTGGAAGGGCCTGGAGAACTACACCTCCCTGGCGACCAGCGAGTTCTTCTGGAACGCCCTCGCCAACACCCTCACCATCGGCGTGATCTCCACCGTTCCCCAGCTGCTGATTGCCCTCGGCCTCGCGCACCTGCTCAACTACACCTTGCGCGGCCGGGCGTTCTTCCGGGTCGCGGTCCTCGCCCCGTACGCCACCTCGATCGCGGCGGCGACGCTCGTCTTCGCCCAGCTGTTCAACACCGACTACGGCCTGATCAACACGGTGCTGGGCTGGGCGGGCTTCGACCCGGTCTCCTGGGAGTCCTCCAAGTGGCCCGCACAGATCGCGATCTCGGTGATCGTCACCTGGCGCTGGACGGGCTACAACGCGCTCATCTACCTGGCGGCCATGCAGGCCGTGCCCCAGGACCTCTACGAGGCCGCCGCGCTGGACGGGGCCTCGCGCTGGCGCCAGTTCCTCAGCGTCACCATCCCGTCCATCCGGCCGACGATCCTCTTCACGATCGTCGTCTCCACCATCGGTGCCACCCAGCTCTTCGGCGAGCCCATGCTCTTCGGCGGCAGTGTCGGCATCAGCGGCGGCAGCGGGAACCAGTTCCAGACGCTGAGCCTGCTGATGTACGAGAAGGGCTGGGTGACGGGCGCGCTGGGCCAAGCGTCCGCCATCGCCTGGGTCATGCTCCTGCTCCTCCTGCTGATCGGCGGCCTCCAGATGCTGATCACCCGTTCGCACCGCAAGCGCAAGAAGCCGGGGAGCTGA
- a CDS encoding von Willebrand factor type A domain-containing protein, with translation MKHHGGGRRRYGRLIAARGGQGGEARPGPAAPSAGGGYTEGESDGRLSTAPPADYLSTFALDVDTASYGYARRTLADGELPDPATVRPEEFVNSFRQHYREPAGDGFSVTVDGARTSDPDWALVRVGLATRSANQGADTGGGEAGRPPAALTFVVDVSGSMAEPGRLDLVRSSMNLMTERLRGDDSVAVVTFSGKARTRLPMTRVEGNRERIHEVVDALTTADSTNVEAGVTRGYDVAVKAVRPGATNRVVLLSDALANTGATSADAILKRISSARTEHGITLFGVGVGSEYNDAFMERLADRGDGHTADVSDVEGARKVFCDDLPAQVQLRARDAKAQVAFDPQAVERFRLIGYDNRRVADEDFRDDSVDGGEVGSGHTVTALYAVRLRPGAAGHLATATVRWLDPRTRVAHEESGRVEAAALWRDLWTEAPPRLQVTAVAAYFASALRERDGGWERLPGALPLGTLAGHADRVAGRTEDPDVRRLAQAVSQAGRLTG, from the coding sequence ATGAAGCACCATGGGGGCGGCAGGAGAAGGTACGGCAGGCTGATCGCCGCCCGGGGGGGGCAGGGCGGCGAGGCCCGGCCGGGGCCCGCCGCCCCTTCCGCCGGAGGGGGCTACACGGAGGGCGAGAGCGACGGGAGGCTCTCCACCGCACCGCCCGCCGACTACCTCTCCACCTTCGCGCTCGACGTGGACACGGCCAGCTACGGGTACGCCCGGCGCACCCTCGCCGACGGCGAACTGCCCGACCCCGCCACCGTGCGGCCCGAGGAGTTCGTCAACAGCTTCCGGCAGCACTACCGGGAGCCCGCCGGGGACGGCTTCTCGGTCACGGTCGACGGAGCCCGTACCTCCGACCCCGACTGGGCGCTGGTCCGCGTCGGACTCGCCACCCGCTCCGCGAACCAGGGGGCGGACACCGGGGGCGGCGAGGCCGGGCGGCCGCCCGCGGCCCTCACCTTCGTCGTGGACGTCTCCGGCTCCATGGCCGAGCCCGGCCGGCTCGACCTCGTCCGCAGCTCCATGAACCTGATGACCGAGCGGCTGCGCGGAGACGACTCGGTCGCCGTCGTCACCTTCAGCGGCAAGGCCCGGACCCGGCTGCCGATGACCCGCGTCGAAGGCAACCGCGAGCGGATCCACGAGGTCGTCGACGCGCTGACCACCGCCGATTCCACCAACGTGGAGGCCGGCGTCACCCGCGGGTACGACGTCGCGGTCAAGGCGGTGCGGCCCGGCGCCACCAACCGGGTCGTCCTGCTCTCCGACGCCCTGGCCAACACCGGCGCCACCTCCGCCGACGCCATCTTGAAGCGGATCTCCTCGGCCCGCACGGAGCACGGGATCACCCTGTTCGGCGTGGGCGTGGGAAGCGAGTACAACGACGCCTTCATGGAGCGGCTCGCCGACCGAGGCGACGGCCACACCGCCGACGTCTCCGACGTCGAGGGCGCGCGCAAGGTCTTCTGCGACGATCTCCCGGCACAGGTGCAGCTGCGGGCGCGCGACGCCAAGGCGCAGGTCGCCTTCGACCCGCAGGCCGTCGAGCGGTTCCGGCTGATCGGCTACGACAACCGCCGCGTCGCCGACGAGGACTTCCGCGACGACAGCGTGGACGGCGGCGAGGTCGGCTCCGGGCACACCGTGACCGCCCTGTACGCGGTGCGGCTGCGCCCCGGCGCGGCCGGGCACCTGGCGACGGCGACGGTGCGCTGGCTGGACCCGCGCACCCGGGTGGCGCACGAGGAGTCCGGCCGGGTGGAAGCGGCGGCGCTGTGGCGCGACCTGTGGACCGAGGCGCCGCCGCGCCTCCAGGTCACCGCGGTGGCCGCCTACTTCGCCTCCGCGCTGCGCGAACGGGACGGCGGCTGGGAGCGGCTGCCGGGTGCGCTGCCGCTGGGCACCCTGGCCGGGCACGCGGACCGGGTGGCCGGACGCACCGAGGACCCCGACGTGCGCCGGCTGGCGCAGGCCGTGAGCCAGGCCGGCCGCCTCACCGGCTGA
- a CDS encoding sialidase family protein, translating into MTDVVLLAGTRKGLFIGRRSSGGTWEFGEPHFNAQAVSAVAIDRRGAAPRLLVGGDSAHWGPSVFSSDDLGATWREPAAAAVKFPQDTGASLERVWQLHPAGPEAPGVVYAGTEPAALFRSADGGDSFELVRPLWEHPTRDKWVPGGGGEGLHTVVTDPRDADLVTVAVSTAGVFRTTDGGASWAPSNDGVSAVFLPDPHPEFGQCVHKIAQDPGNTDRLYLQNHWGVYRSDDAGGRWTDIGAGLPSDFGFAVAAHPHRPDTAYVFPLNADSDRVPAEHRCRVFRTRDAGASWEPLTKGLPAGDHYGTVLRDALCTDDADPAGIYFGNRNGELYASQDDGDSWQLLAEHLPDVLCVRAAVLD; encoded by the coding sequence ATGACCGACGTGGTATTGCTCGCGGGAACCCGCAAGGGGCTCTTCATCGGCCGCCGGAGCTCCGGCGGCACCTGGGAGTTCGGCGAGCCGCATTTCAACGCCCAGGCGGTCTCCGCCGTCGCCATCGACCGGCGCGGTGCGGCGCCCCGCCTCCTGGTCGGCGGGGACAGCGCGCACTGGGGCCCCTCCGTCTTCAGTTCCGACGACCTGGGCGCGACCTGGCGGGAGCCCGCCGCAGCCGCCGTGAAGTTCCCCCAGGACACCGGCGCCTCCCTGGAGCGGGTCTGGCAGCTGCATCCGGCCGGCCCCGAGGCCCCGGGCGTGGTCTACGCGGGGACCGAGCCGGCCGCCCTGTTCCGCTCGGCCGACGGCGGCGATTCCTTCGAGCTGGTCCGGCCGCTGTGGGAGCACCCGACCCGGGACAAGTGGGTGCCGGGCGGCGGCGGCGAGGGCCTGCACACCGTGGTCACGGACCCGCGCGACGCGGATCTGGTCACCGTCGCAGTCTCCACGGCCGGCGTGTTCCGCACCACGGACGGCGGGGCGAGCTGGGCCCCGTCCAACGACGGGGTCTCGGCGGTCTTCCTGCCCGATCCGCATCCCGAGTTCGGGCAGTGCGTGCACAAGATCGCCCAGGACCCCGGGAACACGGACCGGCTGTACCTGCAGAACCACTGGGGCGTCTACCGCAGCGACGACGCCGGGGGCCGCTGGACCGACATCGGCGCCGGGCTGCCCTCGGACTTCGGCTTCGCGGTGGCCGCCCACCCGCACCGGCCGGACACCGCCTACGTCTTCCCGCTCAACGCCGACTCCGACCGGGTCCCGGCGGAGCACCGCTGCCGGGTCTTCCGGACCCGGGACGCGGGCGCCTCCTGGGAGCCCCTGACGAAGGGGCTCCCGGCCGGCGACCACTACGGAACGGTGCTGCGCGACGCGCTCTGCACGGACGACGCGGACCCGGCCGGGATCTACTTCGGCAACCGCAACGGCGAGCTGTATGCCAGCCAGGACGACGGGGACAGCTGGCAGCTGTTGGCCGAGCACCTCCCCGACGTCCTGTGCGTACGGGCCGCCGTGCTGGACTAG
- a CDS encoding NADH:flavin oxidoreductase/NADH oxidase, whose protein sequence is MSAAPVAPAAFAALFQPWTIRSVTIPNRVWMAPMCQYSAEAFGPEAGVAHDWHFAHYAARATGGTGLIVQEATAVSPEGRISPYDLGIWNDTQVEALRRITSFLKASGTVPGIQLAHAGRKASTDRTWKGGRPVGPDAHGWQPSAPSAVPFAEGHPVPHALTDGEIREVVEQFAAAARRSLAAGYQVVEIHGAHGYLIGQFLSPHSNKRTDAYGGSFENRTRLALEVVDAVRAVWPEELPLFFRISATDWLEEDGWTADETVRLAALLREHGVDLLDVSTGGLAPGGTIPVGPGYQVPFAARVKAETALPVAAVGLITEPEQAEKILANGEADAVLLGRELLRDPFWARRAAAELGAEARTPDQYHRSW, encoded by the coding sequence ATGAGTGCTGCCCCCGTTGCCCCCGCTGCCTTCGCCGCCCTGTTCCAGCCGTGGACCATCCGCTCGGTCACCATCCCGAACCGCGTGTGGATGGCCCCGATGTGCCAGTACAGCGCCGAGGCCTTCGGGCCGGAGGCCGGAGTGGCCCACGACTGGCACTTCGCGCACTACGCGGCCCGCGCCACCGGCGGCACGGGCCTGATCGTCCAGGAGGCCACGGCCGTCTCCCCGGAGGGGCGGATCTCGCCGTACGACCTCGGGATCTGGAACGACACCCAGGTCGAGGCCCTGCGCCGGATCACCTCCTTCCTCAAGGCCAGCGGTACGGTCCCGGGCATCCAGCTCGCCCACGCCGGCCGCAAGGCCTCCACCGACCGCACCTGGAAGGGCGGGCGCCCCGTCGGCCCCGACGCCCACGGCTGGCAGCCCAGCGCCCCGAGCGCCGTGCCCTTCGCCGAGGGCCACCCGGTCCCGCACGCGCTGACGGACGGGGAGATCCGGGAGGTCGTGGAGCAGTTCGCGGCCGCCGCCCGGCGCTCGCTCGCCGCCGGCTACCAGGTCGTCGAGATCCACGGCGCCCACGGATACCTGATCGGCCAGTTCCTCTCCCCGCACAGCAACAAGCGCACCGACGCGTACGGCGGCTCCTTCGAGAACCGCACCCGTCTCGCCCTCGAAGTCGTCGACGCCGTACGCGCGGTGTGGCCCGAGGAACTGCCGCTGTTCTTCCGGATCTCCGCCACCGACTGGCTGGAGGAGGACGGCTGGACCGCGGACGAGACCGTCCGGCTGGCCGCGCTGCTCCGGGAGCACGGCGTGGACCTGCTCGACGTCTCCACCGGGGGCCTCGCCCCGGGCGGGACGATCCCCGTCGGCCCCGGCTACCAGGTGCCCTTCGCGGCCCGGGTCAAGGCCGAGACCGCCCTCCCGGTCGCCGCGGTGGGCCTGATCACCGAACCGGAGCAGGCCGAGAAGATCCTGGCCAACGGCGAGGCCGACGCCGTCCTGCTGGGCCGGGAGCTGCTGCGCGACCCGTTCTGGGCCCGCCGTGCGGCCGCCGAGCTCGGCGCGGAGGCCCGTACGCCCGACCAGTACCACCGCTCCTGGTGA
- a CDS encoding helix-turn-helix domain-containing protein yields the protein MTVRDAARVLAHPEAAEIRLEGVLHALSDPVRLSIVRDLAATDAELACSYFDLPVTKSTTTHHFRVLRESGVVRQCYRGTAKLNGLRRTELAELFPGLLDSVLTAAAAEEARDRV from the coding sequence ATGACGGTACGTGACGCGGCCCGTGTCCTCGCCCACCCCGAGGCCGCCGAGATCCGGCTCGAAGGCGTCCTGCACGCCCTCTCCGACCCGGTCAGGCTGTCCATCGTCCGCGACCTCGCGGCCACGGACGCCGAGCTGGCCTGCTCGTACTTCGATCTCCCGGTCACCAAGTCCACGACCACGCACCACTTCCGGGTCCTGCGCGAGAGCGGTGTCGTGCGCCAGTGCTACCGCGGCACCGCCAAACTCAACGGACTGCGCCGCACCGAGCTGGCGGAGCTGTTCCCCGGACTCCTCGACAGCGTCCTCACCGCGGCCGCCGCCGAAGAGGCGCGCGACCGGGTCTAG
- a CDS encoding FAD-dependent oxidoreductase, giving the protein MLRIAVVGSGPSGVYAAQALVQQREVPGVRVDVLDRLPAPYGLVRYGVAPDHEKIKSLQGSLRTVLEDERIRFLGNVEVGGPELSTGRLLELYHAVVYCVGAARDRLLGIPGEDLPGVHSATAFVAWYSGHPDAAAEAFGLSGVDSAVVVGAGNVAVDVTRILARGVPELSPTDMPQPALATLGESAVREVHMVARRGPSQGKFTTKELRELGTLPGVDVRVDPVEMALDPAYADPGAALPAANRRNVEALRGWAAAPADGGGRRIALRFFLRPVEVLGGEQGRVTGMRFERTVPDGRGGVTGTGVFEDVPAQLVLRSVGYQGVPLPGLPFAERTGTVPHAAGRVLRAGRASLGEYVAGWIKRGPTGVIGTNRPCAKETASSLLQDAGALARRVRDGDPLDAMRAAGLRPVAWPGWLAIETAEADLGRSLGRRSVKIPDWPGLLSAADRADPTPKETA; this is encoded by the coding sequence GTGCTTCGTATCGCCGTCGTCGGATCGGGCCCCAGCGGGGTCTACGCCGCTCAGGCACTCGTACAGCAGCGCGAGGTCCCGGGGGTGCGGGTCGATGTGCTCGACCGGCTGCCCGCCCCCTACGGGCTCGTGCGGTACGGGGTGGCCCCCGACCACGAGAAGATCAAATCGCTGCAGGGCAGCCTGCGGACGGTGCTGGAGGACGAGCGGATCCGCTTCCTCGGGAACGTCGAGGTCGGCGGGCCCGAACTGTCCACCGGCAGGCTCCTCGAGCTGTACCACGCGGTGGTCTACTGCGTGGGCGCCGCCCGGGACCGGCTGCTCGGCATCCCCGGCGAGGACCTGCCCGGCGTGCACTCCGCCACGGCCTTCGTGGCCTGGTACAGCGGGCATCCGGACGCGGCGGCCGAGGCCTTCGGACTGTCCGGGGTGGATTCGGCGGTCGTGGTCGGGGCGGGGAACGTCGCGGTCGACGTGACGCGGATCCTGGCCCGGGGCGTACCGGAGCTGTCGCCCACCGACATGCCGCAGCCGGCGCTGGCCACGCTCGGGGAGAGCGCGGTGCGCGAGGTCCACATGGTGGCCCGACGCGGGCCCTCGCAGGGGAAGTTCACCACGAAGGAGCTGCGCGAGCTCGGCACGCTGCCGGGCGTGGACGTGCGCGTGGACCCGGTGGAGATGGCCCTGGACCCGGCGTACGCGGACCCGGGCGCGGCCCTGCCCGCGGCGAACCGGCGCAACGTGGAGGCGCTGCGCGGCTGGGCGGCGGCCCCGGCGGACGGCGGCGGGCGCCGCATCGCGCTGCGGTTCTTCCTGCGCCCGGTGGAGGTGCTCGGCGGCGAGCAGGGCCGGGTCACCGGGATGCGCTTCGAGCGGACGGTTCCCGACGGCCGGGGCGGGGTCACCGGGACGGGCGTCTTCGAGGACGTCCCGGCGCAGCTGGTGCTGCGCTCGGTGGGCTACCAGGGCGTCCCGCTGCCCGGCCTGCCCTTCGCCGAGCGCACCGGTACGGTCCCGCACGCGGCGGGCCGGGTGCTACGGGCCGGCCGCGCCTCGCTCGGCGAGTACGTGGCGGGCTGGATCAAGCGCGGCCCGACCGGGGTGATCGGCACGAACCGGCCCTGCGCGAAGGAGACGGCGTCCTCCCTGCTCCAGGACGCGGGGGCGCTGGCCCGCCGCGTACGGGACGGGGACCCCCTGGACGCGATGCGGGCGGCGGGGCTGCGGCCGGTCGCGTGGCCGGGGTGGCTGGCCATCGAGACGGCGGAGGCCGACCTCGGGCGCTCCCTCGGCCGCCGCTCCGTCAAGATCCCGGACTGGCCGGGCCTGCTGTCGGCCGCGGACCGGGCGGACCCCACCCCGAAAGAGACGGCCTAG
- a CDS encoding DUF305 domain-containing protein, which translates to MDMAKVLLGRIVGAALAVGLLLPLTGCRDSAGAAAGADAAAQGEAGVIAPGKPGEKARTISPEQAARELPDDSPNAVDRAYVRRMTEHHRQALAMSALAPSRASADGVKRLAERITAAQQPEIGAMEKWAALHPSPATGADGHDHAAMPGMATEQQLAELTAATGADFDRLFLTLMTAHHEGALKMAGEALASGNNVAVEEMATEVVAVQSTEIHRMRSMG; encoded by the coding sequence ATGGACATGGCGAAAGTGTTACTCGGGCGAATCGTCGGAGCGGCCCTGGCCGTCGGACTCCTGCTCCCGCTCACCGGCTGCCGCGACTCCGCCGGGGCGGCGGCCGGGGCGGACGCGGCGGCGCAGGGCGAGGCGGGGGTGATCGCCCCCGGCAAGCCCGGCGAGAAGGCGCGCACGATCTCCCCGGAGCAGGCGGCCCGGGAGCTGCCCGACGACAGTCCCAACGCGGTGGACCGAGCCTACGTGCGGCGCATGACCGAGCACCACAGGCAGGCCCTGGCCATGAGTGCCCTCGCCCCGTCCCGGGCCTCGGCCGACGGGGTCAAACGGCTCGCCGAGCGGATCACGGCCGCGCAGCAGCCCGAGATCGGGGCGATGGAGAAGTGGGCGGCCCTGCATCCCTCGCCCGCCACCGGGGCGGACGGCCACGACCACGCGGCCATGCCCGGCATGGCCACCGAGCAGCAGCTGGCGGAGCTGACCGCGGCGACCGGGGCCGACTTCGACCGGCTCTTCCTCACCCTGATGACCGCCCACCACGAGGGCGCGCTGAAGATGGCCGGCGAGGCGCTGGCCTCGGGCAACAACGTCGCCGTCGAGGAGATGGCCACCGAGGTGGTGGCCGTTCAGAGCACCGAGATCCACCGGATGCGCTCGATGGGCTGA
- a CDS encoding TetR/AcrR family transcriptional regulator has translation MSPRSASVNEELRRRSRERLLQATVELVAERGYEATKLGDIADRAGAARGLVSYYFPGKRQLLQSAVHRLMHLTLEAALEREPRPDGPDAGRERLARAIDAILGLARDQPRLMRTHMAGILQAEGFVRCVEQQRLAELLRDTVVRYGSADADTDYPMLRALLMGAVVAVLLPGAPMPAARLRAELFQRYGLDWELGVPPDGGPPGGTFPSPRQR, from the coding sequence ATGTCCCCGCGCAGCGCATCGGTCAATGAAGAATTGCGCAGGCGTTCCCGGGAGCGGCTGCTGCAGGCCACGGTCGAGCTCGTGGCCGAGCGTGGCTACGAGGCCACCAAGCTCGGCGACATCGCCGACCGGGCGGGCGCCGCCCGGGGCCTGGTCTCGTACTACTTCCCCGGCAAGCGGCAGCTGCTGCAGTCCGCCGTGCACCGCCTGATGCACCTGACCTTGGAAGCCGCGCTGGAGCGCGAGCCGCGGCCCGATGGGCCGGACGCCGGGCGGGAGCGCCTGGCGCGCGCCATCGACGCGATCCTCGGGCTGGCCCGTGACCAGCCCCGGCTGATGCGGACCCACATGGCGGGCATCCTGCAGGCGGAGGGCTTCGTCCGGTGCGTGGAGCAGCAGCGGCTCGCGGAGCTCCTGCGGGACACCGTCGTACGGTACGGCTCGGCGGACGCGGACACCGACTACCCGATGCTGCGGGCCCTGTTGATGGGGGCGGTGGTGGCGGTGCTGCTGCCGGGTGCGCCGATGCCGGCGGCGCGGCTGCGGGCGGAACTGTTCCAGCGGTACGGGCTGGACTGGGAGCTGGGTGTCCCGCCGGACGGCGGACCGCCCGGCGGAACGTTTCCCTCGCCGCGTCAGCGGTAG
- a CDS encoding phosphatase PAP2 family protein, which yields MRSDRSRLRRTRLGWALLAAVAVLTALVAAGWQPLASWDERIARSLHSHAVSHRGVTHLMRVLSDWIWDPWTMRALAAAACLWLWRGGEGRCALRIALVVLGASVVQQGLKAWVGRERPVWPDPVDSAHFSAYPSGHAMTASVVCGLFLWLVPRGAPGRRSARAARVLVPVLAAVSVLGVGFTRLYLGVHWFSDVLAGWLLGAALVLLAAADGVCPGRSPVSPRTDAPAR from the coding sequence ATGCGGAGCGATCGGTCACGGCTGCGGCGTACCCGGCTCGGCTGGGCGCTGCTCGCGGCCGTCGCCGTTCTGACGGCCCTGGTGGCGGCCGGTTGGCAACCGCTCGCGTCCTGGGACGAGCGGATCGCGCGGAGCCTGCACTCCCACGCCGTCTCCCACCGCGGGGTCACCCACCTGATGCGGGTGCTCAGCGACTGGATCTGGGATCCGTGGACGATGCGGGCCCTGGCCGCCGCCGCCTGCCTCTGGCTGTGGCGCGGGGGCGAGGGCCGGTGCGCGCTGCGGATCGCCCTGGTCGTGCTCGGCGCCTCGGTGGTTCAGCAGGGGCTGAAGGCGTGGGTGGGGCGGGAGCGTCCGGTGTGGCCGGATCCGGTCGACTCGGCGCATTTCTCCGCCTATCCGTCCGGCCACGCCATGACGGCGAGCGTGGTCTGCGGCCTGTTCCTGTGGCTGGTCCCCCGCGGGGCCCCGGGCCGCCGCTCGGCTCGCGCCGCCCGGGTGCTGGTGCCGGTCCTGGCCGCGGTCTCGGTCCTCGGGGTCGGTTTCACCCGGCTGTACCTCGGCGTCCACTGGTTCTCGGACGTCCTGGCGGGCTGGCTGCTGGGCGCGGCCCTCGTCCTGCTCGCGGCGGCGGATGGTGTCTGTCCGGGGCGATCCCCCGTGTCGCCCCGGACAGACGCTCCAGCGCGCTGA
- a CDS encoding M56 family metallopeptidase, producing MMVPAVLLLLGALTAVLAPRLLARAEWPEHEPVVALWAWQCVVGAVLLCFALSMLLSAAGAWPAVQKRLFAPAPSGVVDAYALGAAGGPWATGTALALAGGGLWTGAMLAREILRARSRRRAQDAELLLRAPLLPGEEAAGARLVVLEAERPDSWWLPGPTPQLVVTTAALGRLKGSQLDAVLAHEQGHAAARHDWLLHCSRALSGGFPRIPVFAAFEAEMHRLVELAADDVASRRYGRLTIALALIGLNEDRGVFGPCPAPEAHVPRRVRRLLAAAPRLPAVRRMRLTALATLAPAIPLLVAFGPGLSTLA from the coding sequence ATGATGGTCCCCGCCGTTCTCCTGCTGCTCGGCGCCCTGACCGCGGTGCTCGCGCCCCGGCTGCTGGCCCGGGCCGAATGGCCCGAGCACGAGCCCGTCGTCGCCCTGTGGGCGTGGCAGTGCGTGGTGGGCGCGGTGCTCCTGTGCTTCGCCCTGTCGATGCTGCTGAGCGCGGCCGGCGCCTGGCCTGCGGTACAGAAGCGGCTGTTCGCCCCCGCCCCCAGCGGGGTGGTCGACGCGTACGCGCTCGGCGCCGCGGGCGGCCCGTGGGCCACCGGGACCGCCCTGGCACTGGCGGGCGGCGGGCTGTGGACGGGCGCGATGCTGGCCCGCGAGATCCTGCGGGCCCGCTCCCGGCGCCGCGCGCAGGACGCCGAACTGCTGCTGCGGGCGCCGCTGCTGCCCGGGGAGGAGGCCGCCGGGGCGCGCCTCGTCGTACTGGAGGCGGAGCGGCCCGACAGCTGGTGGCTGCCCGGGCCGACCCCTCAGCTGGTGGTCACGACGGCGGCGCTGGGCCGGCTCAAGGGCAGCCAGCTGGACGCCGTGCTGGCGCACGAACAGGGGCACGCGGCCGCCCGGCACGACTGGCTCCTGCACTGCTCGCGGGCGCTGTCCGGGGGGTTCCCGCGGATCCCGGTGTTCGCCGCGTTCGAGGCGGAGATGCACCGGCTGGTGGAACTGGCGGCCGACGACGTGGCCTCGCGGCGGTACGGGCGGCTCACCATCGCCCTGGCCCTGATCGGCCTGAACGAGGACCGCGGGGTCTTCGGCCCCTGTCCGGCCCCGGAGGCGCACGTACCGCGGCGGGTCCGGCGGCTGCTGGCGGCCGCGCCCCGGCTCCCGGCGGTCCGGCGGATGCGGCTGACCGCGCTGGCCACCCTGGCCCCGGCGATCCCCCTGCTGGTGGCGTTCGGGCCGGGTCTGAGCACGCTGGCCTAG
- a CDS encoding DUF5134 domain-containing protein, whose protein sequence is MSLSTSVSAWLLVLLCAVSGAYCLWRAGRSGGGSAAAGEAAMGFGMALMAVPLGTGGGWQGPALGTVFCGAALHALWLLRTGPHHAHHLVGSLTMVYMALAPGAGPGHGHGQGAGLPLLTGLLLLYFAGYVVLGGARLVTVGGAGVPAGAAGPAGSAGSAGAAEVVRACRLTMGMGMLAMLLTM, encoded by the coding sequence ATGTCCCTCTCCACCTCCGTCTCCGCCTGGCTCCTCGTCCTGCTCTGCGCGGTGAGCGGCGCGTACTGCCTGTGGCGGGCGGGCAGATCCGGCGGCGGGAGCGCGGCCGCCGGGGAGGCCGCGATGGGCTTCGGCATGGCCCTGATGGCGGTGCCCCTGGGAACCGGCGGCGGCTGGCAGGGGCCGGCGCTCGGCACGGTCTTCTGCGGCGCGGCGCTGCACGCGCTGTGGCTGCTGCGCACCGGGCCCCACCACGCGCACCACCTCGTGGGCTCGCTGACCATGGTCTACATGGCCCTGGCGCCGGGAGCCGGCCCGGGGCACGGCCACGGCCAGGGGGCCGGGCTGCCGCTGCTGACCGGGCTGCTGCTGCTCTACTTCGCCGGCTACGTGGTCCTGGGCGGGGCCCGGCTCGTCACGGTGGGCGGCGCGGGCGTCCCGGCCGGGGCGGCCGGGCCGGCCGGGTCTGCCGGGTCTGCCGGGGCCGCCGAGGTGGTCCGGGCCTGCCGACTGACCATGGGGATGGGGATGTTGGCGATGCTGCTCACGATGTGA
- a CDS encoding GNAT family N-acetyltransferase, translating into MQSADPRALTFRSAVEADIPALVELVESAYRGDASRAGWTTEADYLDGQRTDAEGVAGIVDHPHGMLLVVERGGEIVSCCHLEHREDHVYFGMFAVRPGMQGGGLGKEVMAEAERLAREQWAAKEMRMTVINVREELIAYYVRRGYERTGEMSPFPYGDERFGVPLRDDLAFELLVKSL; encoded by the coding sequence ATGCAGAGCGCCGACCCCCGGGCCTTGACCTTCCGCAGTGCCGTGGAGGCGGACATCCCGGCGCTCGTGGAGCTCGTCGAATCGGCGTACCGCGGTGATGCGAGCCGCGCGGGCTGGACCACCGAGGCGGACTACCTGGACGGGCAGCGCACCGACGCCGAGGGCGTGGCCGGGATCGTCGACCATCCCCACGGGATGCTCCTCGTGGTGGAGCGCGGCGGGGAGATCGTGTCCTGCTGCCACCTCGAACACCGGGAGGACCACGTCTACTTCGGGATGTTCGCGGTCCGCCCCGGCATGCAGGGCGGCGGCCTCGGCAAGGAGGTCATGGCCGAGGCGGAGCGGCTGGCCCGCGAGCAGTGGGCGGCCAAGGAGATGCGGATGACCGTGATCAACGTACGGGAGGAGCTCATCGCCTACTACGTGCGCCGCGGGTACGAACGCACTGGTGAGATGAGCCCCTTCCCTTATGGGGACGAGCGCTTCGGTGTCCCGCTCCGTGACGACCTGGCCTTCGAGCTGCTGGTCAAGTCGCTCTAG